A stretch of Hydractinia symbiolongicarpus strain clone_291-10 chromosome 9, HSymV2.1, whole genome shotgun sequence DNA encodes these proteins:
- the LOC130657368 gene encoding histone H2B, gonadal-like has product MSDAAAKGGKQAPKVAKKGEKRAGKKGGKIGGTGEKKRKRKRKESYAIYIYNVLKQVHPDVGVSSKAMSIMNSFVNDIFERIASEASRLALQNKKSTISSREIQTAVRLLLPGELAKHAVSEGTKAVTKYTSSK; this is encoded by the coding sequence atgtctgacgcagcagctaaaggaggaaaacaggcacctaaagtagccaagaaaggtgaaaaaagagccggcaaaaaaggaggaaagattggtggaactggtgaaaagaaacgcaagagaaagagaaaggaaagttatgctatttacatctacaatgttttgaaacaagttcacccagatgtcggagtttcaagcaaagctatgagcatcatgaactcatttgtcaacgacatctttgagcgcattgcttccgaagcttcgcgtttggctcttcaaaacaaaaagtcgaccatctcttctcgtgaaattcaaaccgcagtacgtcttctcttgcctggagaacttgcaaaacacgcagtcagtgaaggaacaaaagccgtcacaaaatacacaagcagcaagtaa